In a genomic window of Weissella tructae:
- a CDS encoding multidrug effflux MFS transporter → MARQKLGALQLFLLGILSAFGPLSLDLYLPGLPEMQQNLNTTPTMIQLTITASLIGLAIGQIIIGPWSDRVGRRRALLVGVGIFTLATVGIILTPNIYGVILFRFIQGLGGSAGIVLSLAVIADSFEGLQLTRNVALNQMINGVFPIVAPVIGGVIIALSHWQMTFIVLAVLGAVLWVAIYTSLPETAPEFDNSHAQMTPKQTFKTLWSNKGFMFMAWTQAFMMAGLFAYIAGSTFVLETIYDLSILQFSIVYAINGLGILIAAHISAKLAAKMGEYHALGVFVIISLMGGSLVWLNVVLSNHVLLMCLAFFLIVAPVGGVSSLTTSIAMQHVQTGTGAASGILGLMRYAMGGLVSPLVGLMGADSLIPLAIVIAVVQVLGTMMYLKSRP, encoded by the coding sequence GTGGCACGACAAAAATTAGGAGCATTGCAATTATTTTTATTGGGAATCTTGAGTGCATTTGGACCACTGTCTTTAGATTTGTATCTACCTGGGTTACCAGAGATGCAACAAAATCTAAATACAACGCCCACGATGATTCAATTGACGATTACCGCATCCTTAATTGGACTGGCAATTGGACAAATTATTATTGGCCCATGGTCTGACCGTGTTGGTCGTCGACGAGCCCTTTTGGTTGGTGTGGGAATCTTCACTTTAGCAACGGTGGGGATTATTTTGACACCGAATATTTATGGCGTGATCTTATTCCGATTTATTCAAGGTTTAGGTGGATCCGCTGGGATTGTTCTATCGTTAGCAGTGATTGCGGATTCGTTTGAAGGCTTGCAATTAACACGTAATGTCGCATTAAATCAAATGATTAATGGTGTCTTTCCGATTGTGGCACCAGTCATTGGTGGTGTAATTATTGCGTTATCACACTGGCAAATGACATTTATTGTGTTGGCCGTTTTAGGCGCAGTATTATGGGTTGCTATTTATACCAGCTTACCTGAAACTGCCCCAGAATTTGATAATAGTCACGCACAAATGACACCGAAGCAAACCTTCAAGACATTGTGGTCAAACAAAGGCTTTATGTTTATGGCCTGGACCCAAGCATTTATGATGGCTGGTTTGTTCGCTTACATTGCTGGGTCAACATTTGTTTTGGAAACCATCTATGATTTAAGCATTTTACAATTTTCGATTGTGTATGCCATTAATGGGCTGGGGATTCTAATTGCGGCGCATATTTCAGCGAAATTAGCGGCTAAGATGGGCGAATATCATGCCTTAGGGGTATTTGTGATTATCTCATTGATGGGTGGTAGTTTAGTTTGGTTGAATGTCGTGTTATCTAACCATGTCTTACTGATGTGTTTGGCATTCTTCTTAATTGTGGCACCAGTTGGAGGTGTCAGCAGTTTGACAACATCAATTGCGATGCAACATGTGCAAACAGGAACCGGAGCGGCATCTGGGATTCTAGGTTTGATGCGTTATGCAATGGGGGGATTAGTTTCGCCATTAGTTGGTTTGATGGGCGCAGACTCATTGATTCCATTAGCTATTGTGATTGCAGTTGTCCAAGTTTTGGGAACGATGATGTACTTAAAATCTCGCCCATAA
- a CDS encoding GtrA family protein translates to MRQLIDKYAHIISYLFWGVMTTLISLGSYALFLAVWDINYQVSNVLSWIISVTFAFFVNKYFVFHSKTSGFKTLLKEGINFYGARLGTLGMEIVVLWIGVSVLNGDAYLWKLIVQVLILIANYLASKLIFKKNEMDA, encoded by the coding sequence ATGCGCCAACTTATTGATAAATATGCTCACATCATCTCATATCTTTTTTGGGGAGTCATGACGACCCTGATTAGTCTAGGTTCATACGCTCTGTTCTTGGCTGTTTGGGATATAAACTATCAAGTTAGTAATGTCCTATCTTGGATCATTTCTGTAACCTTTGCCTTCTTTGTGAATAAGTACTTTGTTTTCCACTCAAAGACTAGCGGATTCAAAACACTTCTTAAAGAAGGGATTAATTTCTACGGTGCCCGTCTAGGAACACTGGGAATGGAAATCGTGGTGCTTTGGATTGGGGTCAGCGTGTTAAACGGTGATGCTTATCTATGGAAGCTAATTGTTCAAGTCCTGATTTTGATTGCGAACTATCTGGCAAGTAAGTTAATTTTCAAAAAGAACGAAATGGACGCATAA
- a CDS encoding 2,3-butanediol dehydrogenase encodes MKAAVWHGVKDVRVEDVELKPTKDNEVVVKVAYAGICGSDLHEYLEGPVFIPVEKMDALTGGQAPITMGHEFSGVVERVGKDVTKVKVGDHVAVNPTVTHMDSADDVDVYDGYSFLGLSTDGGFTELVNVPEVNIYPLPEDFSLRLAATIEPAAVAVQAVKEGGLKFGQKVVIFGSGPIGVLVAAAAKAAGATKIVVVDLSDVRLEKALAMGATDVINPAKVEDTVAAIKEIIPGGADVSFEVAGVQATFEQAIDSTKPRGTSVIVSIFAKPISFNPMQLMNSGVKLTTTIAYSRESFQQTVDLVSQGLLDVAPVITDEIVLDDIVTKGFESLTTDKSQAKILVDLSK; translated from the coding sequence ATGAAAGCAGCAGTATGGCATGGTGTAAAGGATGTTCGAGTAGAAGACGTAGAATTGAAGCCAACGAAGGACAACGAAGTTGTCGTTAAGGTGGCCTATGCTGGTATTTGTGGAAGTGACTTGCACGAATATTTGGAAGGACCCGTTTTCATTCCTGTTGAAAAGATGGATGCATTGACTGGTGGACAAGCACCAATCACAATGGGACACGAGTTCTCAGGTGTGGTAGAACGTGTTGGTAAAGATGTGACAAAGGTTAAGGTTGGAGATCATGTCGCAGTTAACCCAACTGTTACCCACATGGATTCAGCAGATGATGTTGATGTTTACGATGGTTACAGCTTCTTGGGATTGAGTACTGATGGTGGATTCACTGAATTGGTTAACGTACCTGAAGTGAACATCTACCCATTACCAGAAGACTTCTCACTTCGTTTGGCCGCCACAATCGAACCAGCTGCCGTAGCGGTGCAAGCTGTTAAAGAAGGTGGTTTGAAGTTTGGACAAAAGGTTGTTATCTTCGGTTCAGGACCAATTGGTGTACTAGTCGCTGCGGCAGCGAAGGCTGCTGGAGCCACTAAGATTGTGGTTGTGGACCTATCAGATGTTCGTTTGGAAAAGGCCTTGGCAATGGGCGCAACAGATGTAATCAACCCAGCCAAGGTTGAAGATACTGTGGCCGCTATTAAGGAAATCATCCCAGGTGGTGCGGACGTATCATTCGAAGTTGCCGGAGTTCAAGCAACATTTGAACAAGCAATTGACAGCACAAAGCCACGCGGAACATCAGTTATCGTGTCAATCTTTGCAAAGCCAATCTCATTCAACCCAATGCAATTGATGAATTCAGGAGTTAAGCTAACAACAACGATTGCTTACTCACGTGAATCATTCCAACAAACAGTTGATTTGGTTAGCCAAGGATTACTAGATGTTGCGCCAGTTATTACTGACGAAATTGTCTTGGATGACATTGTCACTAAGGGATTCGAATCACTAACAACAGACAAGTCACAAGCTAAGATTTTGGTTGATTTGTCAAAATAA
- the deoD gene encoding purine-nucleoside phosphorylase: MTPHINANVGDYAETVLLPGDPLRAKYIADTFLEDVVQVNDVRGMLGFTGTYKGHRVSVQGSGMGIPSMSIYVNELVSVYGVKNIMRVGSFGAMADDIELGDVVLASGASTDSAVIAQTFGPGIYWSATPDFALLDTAFHKAKELNVPVKVGNIFAADRFYNDEIDMNKLKDYGVLGTEMEAAGLYLLGAKLHFRALDVLTASDHIYRDEALSPEERQTSFKDMMLVALETALTL; the protein is encoded by the coding sequence ATGACACCACATATCAACGCCAACGTAGGTGACTACGCCGAAACAGTTTTGTTGCCAGGAGATCCATTGCGTGCCAAGTATATTGCGGACACATTTTTGGAAGATGTTGTGCAAGTGAATGATGTTCGTGGCATGTTGGGATTCACTGGAACTTACAAGGGACACCGCGTTTCGGTACAAGGTTCAGGAATGGGAATTCCATCTATGTCTATTTATGTGAATGAATTAGTCAGCGTCTACGGTGTGAAGAACATTATGCGTGTGGGTTCATTTGGTGCGATGGCTGATGATATCGAATTGGGGGATGTTGTTTTAGCATCTGGTGCGTCAACTGATTCAGCGGTCATTGCGCAAACGTTTGGACCAGGTATTTATTGGTCAGCAACGCCAGACTTTGCCTTATTGGACACAGCTTTTCATAAGGCCAAGGAATTGAATGTTCCAGTTAAAGTGGGTAATATCTTTGCGGCAGATCGTTTCTATAACGATGAAATTGATATGAATAAGCTAAAGGATTACGGCGTATTGGGAACAGAAATGGAAGCGGCTGGTCTTTACTTACTAGGTGCGAAATTACATTTCCGTGCCTTGGATGTCTTAACCGCTTCGGACCATATTTACCGTGATGAAGCCCTATCACCAGAAGAGCGTCAAACATCATTCAAGGATATGATGTTGGTTGCTTTGGAAACGGCGTTGACGCTATAA
- a CDS encoding phosphopentomutase, translating into MAYKRVFSIVLDSVGIGAAPDAAKYGDVGSDTLGHVGAHFQGNLKLPNLQKLGLGNIARPTPIMGVAPVETPIGDFGVMQETSAGKDSMDGHWEMMGLPVETELATYPNGFPAEIMDELAAFSGRPLLVNRPYSGTDVIRDYGQEAVDTGALIIYTSGDSVLQIAAHEDVVPLDELYRICEYARKLVNQAPNMIGRIIARPFIGADSLSFKRTANRHDFTLKPTGQTDLNRLSDAGVQVVGIGKVNDIFSGEGILEGVHTESNMDGMDQVDKWVATDFSGFVFANLVDFDAMYGHRRDPQGMGEALMAFDARLGDVLQHLHADDLLLITADHGNDPGFKGTDHTREQVPLLAYSPSMVVGHDLGVRHSFADLGQTILANFGVAGGPAGTSFLTELTNGK; encoded by the coding sequence ATGGCTTATAAGCGTGTTTTTAGTATTGTGTTAGATTCAGTAGGAATTGGCGCTGCGCCCGATGCAGCGAAGTATGGAGATGTCGGATCAGATACACTTGGACATGTGGGGGCACATTTTCAAGGAAATTTAAAATTACCTAATTTACAAAAATTAGGGTTAGGGAATATTGCACGTCCTACGCCAATTATGGGCGTAGCACCCGTTGAGACTCCAATTGGAGATTTTGGCGTTATGCAAGAAACATCAGCAGGAAAAGATAGTATGGATGGTCATTGGGAAATGATGGGCTTGCCGGTTGAAACGGAATTAGCAACCTATCCGAATGGTTTTCCAGCTGAAATTATGGATGAATTAGCCGCATTTTCAGGGCGACCTTTATTGGTTAATCGCCCCTATTCTGGGACTGATGTCATTCGTGATTATGGACAAGAAGCAGTTGATACAGGCGCGTTAATTATTTACACGTCTGGGGATTCTGTCTTGCAAATTGCAGCCCACGAAGATGTGGTGCCATTAGATGAGTTATATCGTATTTGTGAATACGCCCGAAAGTTGGTCAATCAAGCGCCTAATATGATTGGACGAATTATTGCCCGACCATTTATTGGAGCGGATAGTCTATCGTTTAAGCGTACAGCGAATCGTCATGACTTTACGCTGAAGCCAACAGGCCAAACAGATTTGAACCGCTTGTCAGATGCAGGGGTTCAAGTGGTTGGTATTGGGAAAGTAAATGATATTTTTTCTGGTGAAGGTATTCTTGAAGGGGTACACACTGAATCAAATATGGATGGGATGGATCAAGTCGATAAATGGGTGGCAACGGACTTTAGTGGTTTCGTCTTTGCTAATTTAGTTGATTTTGATGCCATGTATGGTCATCGTCGTGACCCTCAAGGGATGGGGGAAGCCTTAATGGCGTTTGATGCACGACTAGGTGATGTTTTGCAGCATCTTCACGCGGATGACTTGTTGTTGATTACAGCTGATCATGGGAACGACCCTGGCTTTAAGGGGACTGATCATACGCGTGAACAAGTACCTTTGTTGGCCTATTCACCAAGTATGGTGGTCGGTCATGACTTAGGTGTCCGGCATTCATTTGCGGACTTGGGACAAACAATACTCGCTAATTTTGGTGTAGCAGGTGGGCCTGCCGGAACATCATTTTTAACGGAACTAACAAACGGGAAATAA
- the deoC gene encoding deoxyribose-phosphate aldolase — translation MTMTLTDLAGTMDHTLLKANATREQVLEIAAEAKTYGFASVCINPYWVATVAEALKGTDVATCTVIGFPLGANTTAIKVAETIDAIENGATEVDMVINVGELKAGNVAMVTDEIHQLAEAAHARHAILKVIIETALLTPEEIVLASQATRDGGADFVKTSTGFSTGGAKIADVKVMRETVGPDLGVKASGGIHTREEALAMLDAGASRLGVSASVAIMNEEDYTGDY, via the coding sequence ATGACAATGACACTAACTGACCTAGCAGGCACAATGGATCACACCCTATTGAAGGCCAATGCAACACGAGAACAAGTGTTAGAAATTGCAGCAGAAGCAAAGACCTATGGTTTTGCTTCTGTTTGTATTAATCCTTATTGGGTAGCAACTGTCGCGGAGGCATTAAAGGGAACTGATGTCGCCACCTGTACAGTGATTGGTTTCCCTTTGGGAGCAAATACAACAGCAATTAAAGTAGCGGAAACAATTGATGCGATTGAAAACGGCGCAACTGAAGTTGACATGGTGATTAATGTTGGTGAATTAAAGGCCGGTAATGTGGCCATGGTAACTGATGAAATTCATCAATTAGCTGAAGCAGCTCATGCCCGTCACGCTATTCTAAAGGTCATCATTGAAACAGCCTTGTTAACACCAGAAGAAATTGTGTTGGCAAGTCAAGCGACACGTGATGGTGGTGCAGACTTTGTTAAGACATCAACTGGTTTTTCAACTGGTGGTGCTAAGATTGCGGATGTTAAAGTGATGCGTGAAACTGTGGGTCCTGACTTAGGGGTGAAAGCCTCTGGGGGTATCCATACACGAGAAGAAGCATTAGCTATGCTTGACGCTGGCGCAAGTCGTCTAGGTGTCAGTGCTTCTGTCGCGATTATGAATGAAGAAGATTATACTGGCGATTATTAA
- the celB gene encoding PTS cellobiose transporter subunit IIC — protein sequence MNDKVTQFLEKYLQPVGVKLAANKPLNAIRDGIALSMPLVIVGSMALLIANGFSIEPFKEWLISTGIFDWLVKIVNSSFGLIGLVASFGIAYRYAESHGTDALSAGVLSLASFFLITPDLMGGAEGLQTGIAYSYLGAGGLFAAILVALISTAIFNWFVSHNIRIKMPDGVPPAVSNSFAALIPGFAILVFWGLVYAGMQMTPFENVHQILQVLLGQPLSAFGGSLAGAIVVTILTSLLWFIGIHGGNITGAVMSPIWLALMAENLSAYQADANAVMPHIVTQPFMDFFVYLGGGGATLGLVLAMWIVAKSARYKTLEKLITPPGMFNINEPTMFGVPVVLNVSLIIPFVMVPVVNAIITYTAMATGLVHATVGVVVPWVTPPIISGFLATGSHISGALLQVVLIIIDVLLYLPFMRSIDRAEYAQELAATEN from the coding sequence ATGAATGATAAAGTTACGCAGTTTTTAGAAAAGTATTTACAGCCTGTTGGGGTTAAGTTAGCGGCCAACAAACCATTAAATGCGATTCGTGATGGTATTGCCTTGAGCATGCCCCTGGTTATCGTTGGATCAATGGCTTTGTTGATTGCCAACGGATTCTCAATTGAACCCTTTAAAGAATGGTTAATTAGTACCGGTATCTTTGATTGGCTAGTTAAGATTGTGAATTCTAGTTTCGGTTTGATTGGTTTAGTCGCCTCATTTGGTATTGCTTACCGCTATGCTGAATCACATGGTACAGATGCCTTGTCAGCCGGAGTCTTGTCATTGGCAAGCTTCTTCTTGATTACACCTGATTTGATGGGTGGCGCTGAAGGCTTGCAGACAGGAATCGCCTACAGTTACCTAGGTGCTGGTGGTTTGTTCGCTGCTATCTTAGTCGCCTTAATCAGTACAGCCATCTTTAACTGGTTCGTGAGCCATAATATTCGAATTAAGATGCCTGACGGTGTGCCACCTGCTGTCTCAAACTCATTTGCGGCGTTGATTCCAGGTTTCGCTATCTTGGTCTTCTGGGGACTTGTTTATGCCGGAATGCAAATGACACCATTTGAAAACGTACACCAAATTCTACAAGTTTTGTTAGGACAACCATTGAGTGCCTTTGGTGGTTCATTGGCCGGTGCGATTGTCGTGACTATTTTGACATCACTACTATGGTTCATCGGAATCCACGGTGGTAACATCACTGGTGCTGTTATGAGTCCCATTTGGCTAGCCTTGATGGCTGAAAACTTGAGTGCTTACCAAGCAGATGCAAATGCAGTTATGCCACATATCGTGACACAACCATTTATGGACTTCTTCGTTTACCTTGGTGGTGGAGGTGCCACATTAGGATTAGTTTTGGCTATGTGGATCGTCGCTAAGTCTGCCCGTTACAAGACGCTTGAAAAATTGATTACACCACCTGGAATGTTCAATATTAATGAACCAACAATGTTCGGTGTGCCAGTTGTTTTGAATGTTAGCCTAATTATTCCATTCGTGATGGTACCGGTTGTAAATGCCATCATCACCTATACTGCAATGGCAACCGGTCTTGTCCATGCGACTGTCGGAGTGGTTGTTCCTTGGGTAACACCACCAATCATTTCTGGTTTCTTGGCTACTGGATCACACATCTCAGGAGCCCTACTACAAGTTGTTTTGATTATCATCGACGTACTACTTTACTTGCCATTCATGCGTAGTATTGACCGCGCTGAATACGCACAAGAATTAGCAGCCACAGAAAACTAA
- a CDS encoding DUF871 domain-containing protein, whose product MHELGISIYPSQSSFADMRDYLNTAHDLGYSRIFTSLLEVTGDTQEVVDKFKQIIAHGNDLHMATTIDINPRLFDQLGITYDDLSFFHELGVAAIRLDEGFTGYEEAKMTYNPYNIKIETNISRGQHYIDMVWDFGPNPRNLIGSHNFYPQVRTGLEQGYFVETTLRYKQYNLETSAFIDGDTGKLGPWPTSDKMVSMEAQRQMSPSSQVQLLKQLNVIDNLFISSSLLDATELAAIRDAYLTPYPVLEVTLADDISQLEKKIVLDEIHLYRGDYSGYMIRSTQPRITYAAESVPAHNTLDIHAGDIIVGNDGFGQYKGEMQIALKDWENDGRVNIVGHVSTENLPVLASIKPGKHLLLLNNKGALSWQKKLLC is encoded by the coding sequence ATGCATGAATTAGGTATCTCGATTTATCCATCGCAGTCATCTTTTGCTGACATGCGTGATTATTTAAACACCGCTCATGATTTAGGTTACAGCCGTATCTTCACCTCACTCTTAGAAGTTACCGGCGATACGCAAGAAGTGGTCGACAAGTTTAAGCAAATTATTGCCCACGGGAATGACTTACACATGGCCACAACCATTGATATCAATCCCCGTTTGTTTGATCAACTAGGCATCACCTACGATGACTTAAGTTTCTTTCACGAACTTGGTGTCGCTGCGATTCGTTTGGATGAAGGCTTTACTGGCTATGAAGAAGCCAAGATGACCTACAATCCATACAACATTAAAATTGAAACGAATATTTCACGTGGCCAACACTACATTGATATGGTCTGGGACTTTGGGCCTAATCCACGTAATTTAATCGGATCACATAATTTCTACCCACAAGTTCGAACAGGATTAGAGCAAGGCTACTTTGTGGAGACGACATTACGCTACAAGCAATACAATCTAGAAACATCAGCCTTTATTGATGGTGATACTGGAAAATTAGGCCCTTGGCCAACGTCTGACAAAATGGTTTCAATGGAAGCACAACGTCAAATGTCACCAAGCAGCCAGGTCCAACTACTGAAGCAATTAAATGTGATTGATAATTTGTTCATTAGTAGTTCATTACTAGATGCCACTGAATTAGCGGCGATCCGTGATGCGTATCTAACGCCCTATCCTGTTTTGGAAGTCACTCTAGCCGATGACATTTCGCAACTCGAAAAGAAAATTGTGCTTGATGAAATACATCTCTATCGTGGGGATTATTCAGGTTACATGATTCGTTCAACTCAGCCTCGTATTACCTACGCTGCAGAATCAGTGCCTGCCCACAACACCCTTGATATTCATGCTGGTGATATCATCGTCGGTAACGATGGCTTCGGACAATACAAAGGTGAAATGCAAATCGCACTAAAAGACTGGGAAAATGACGGTCGCGTCAACATCGTAGGGCATGTGTCCACTGAGAACCTACCCGTTCTGGCAAGCATTAAGCCTGGCAAACATTTACTCTTACTCAACAATAAAGGAGCCTTATCATGGCAGAAAAAGTTATTATGTTAG
- a CDS encoding PTS sugar transporter subunit IIB: protein MAEKVIMLACAAGMSTSLMVQKIQEAATAEGKDYEVFAKSTADVEQQLNSDKIPNVVLLGPQVSYLKNDIKTKTDAKGIPMDVMPMMDYGMMNGVNILKFAEDLMEN, encoded by the coding sequence ATGGCAGAAAAAGTTATTATGTTAGCGTGTGCTGCGGGGATGTCTACATCACTGATGGTACAAAAGATTCAAGAAGCTGCGACGGCTGAAGGTAAAGATTATGAAGTGTTTGCCAAATCAACCGCTGATGTCGAACAACAATTAAACTCTGATAAGATCCCAAATGTTGTTTTACTTGGCCCTCAAGTGTCTTACCTAAAAAATGACATCAAGACAAAGACAGATGCCAAAGGAATTCCCATGGACGTCATGCCGATGATGGACTACGGCATGATGAATGGTGTCAATATTTTGAAGTTTGCTGAAGATCTAATGGAGAATTAA
- a CDS encoding PTS lactose/cellobiose transporter subunit IIA, which translates to MDEKYMQVVMGIIMHAGNAKGLAHEALSAAKSSDMPAAHEFMKQADAALSEAHNVQTDLLTKEAQGQHTEVNLYMVHAQDHLMNAITYKDLVQEFIELYETRL; encoded by the coding sequence ATGGATGAAAAGTATATGCAAGTTGTGATGGGAATCATCATGCATGCTGGTAATGCCAAAGGGTTAGCTCATGAAGCCCTATCCGCGGCTAAAAGTAGTGACATGCCAGCTGCCCATGAATTTATGAAGCAAGCAGATGCTGCGCTATCTGAAGCTCATAACGTTCAAACTGACCTACTAACCAAAGAAGCACAAGGTCAACACACTGAGGTTAATCTATACATGGTCCATGCCCAAGACCACTTGATGAACGCCATTACGTACAAGGATCTCGTCCAAGAATTTATTGAACTATACGAAACACGATTATAA
- a CDS encoding ABC transporter ATP-binding protein, which yields MMQLQNVSYTIDGKTIFNDVNATLIPHQITTLIGPNGIGKSTLLKLVTQSIKPDMGVITNIPDNLALLAQTNELFEPLTVRELLTIKRGALDDEILALLQLTDLLNDHVHHLSGGQRQLVWLGYVLHQAPTLLLLDEPTTYLDLHYQQLFLNALTTLQKKRGFTVLMVLHDLTQAFHYSQNIWLLNDDKKLMTGPVVDLLDERVLSNAFKLPLTIVAHDGKQLIIPK from the coding sequence ATGATGCAATTACAAAATGTGTCGTACACAATCGATGGCAAAACAATCTTCAACGACGTTAATGCGACGTTAATCCCACATCAAATTACGACCCTAATTGGACCTAATGGGATTGGTAAATCAACACTCTTAAAACTTGTGACGCAATCCATTAAACCGGATATGGGGGTAATAACGAACATCCCCGATAATCTGGCTTTATTGGCGCAAACGAATGAATTGTTTGAACCATTAACCGTGCGTGAATTACTGACGATTAAGCGTGGAGCGTTGGATGATGAAATATTAGCCTTATTACAACTAACTGATTTATTAAATGACCATGTCCATCATTTATCAGGTGGGCAACGACAGTTGGTGTGGTTGGGTTATGTCCTGCATCAAGCGCCAACATTACTCTTATTGGATGAGCCAACAACTTATCTAGATCTACATTACCAACAATTATTTTTAAACGCGTTAACGACGTTGCAAAAGAAACGGGGGTTTACCGTTTTGATGGTCTTGCATGATTTAACGCAAGCCTTTCACTATAGTCAAAATATATGGTTGCTCAATGACGATAAAAAATTAATGACGGGGCCAGTGGTAGACTTATTGGATGAAAGAGTACTGTCAAACGCCTTTAAATTACCTTTAACGATTGTTGCACATGATGGTAAACAGCTAATCATACCGAAATAA
- a CDS encoding FecCD family ABC transporter permease, whose protein sequence is MRQAYNGILTAALLMSIGAALLLGSTYLSPTALLQGQADVWQMLINYRLPRVIVAILGGAMIGMSSILLQLVLRNRLVDASIIGIMNGSQFLTMCLIVLLPILTKANVLISGIFGIGLLFIWRMYTPKQSSALRLILVGIATAMTFQSLTQLTTDGFGVPLPSLSTVTWSQVGQLFVLLLLGLIVLIMIWPNLKYFALSTEQLRLLNIPEHKLVYLVLGIVGLWSGVVTSLLGVVFFFGAILPQLSRTFFPDAKAQSLLIPTSLWGSLLLLNADTLARTVMAPTELPASAVLLAISGPLFIVLLMKRGS, encoded by the coding sequence ATGCGTCAAGCATATAATGGCATCCTGACAGCCGCCCTTTTAATGAGTATCGGGGCGGCTTTATTGTTAGGAAGCACGTATTTATCACCGACTGCCTTACTACAAGGACAAGCTGACGTTTGGCAGATGTTGATTAATTATCGGTTACCGCGAGTTATTGTGGCCATCTTAGGTGGTGCGATGATTGGCATGAGTAGTATTTTATTGCAGCTTGTTTTACGTAATCGTCTAGTGGATGCATCAATTATTGGAATCATGAATGGTTCACAATTTTTGACGATGTGTCTAATTGTTTTGTTACCAATTTTAACGAAGGCGAATGTTCTGATTTCTGGTATTTTTGGTATCGGATTACTTTTTATTTGGCGAATGTACACGCCAAAACAAAGTTCAGCTTTACGTCTTATCTTAGTTGGGATTGCTACGGCAATGACATTTCAATCGTTGACGCAATTAACAACGGATGGCTTTGGTGTACCGTTACCATCATTGAGTACAGTGACCTGGTCACAAGTCGGACAATTGTTCGTCTTGTTGCTATTGGGATTGATAGTCCTTATCATGATTTGGCCTAATTTAAAGTATTTTGCACTATCAACAGAGCAATTACGTTTGCTTAATATCCCCGAACACAAGCTCGTTTATCTTGTGTTGGGCATTGTTGGTCTTTGGAGCGGGGTTGTTACTAGTTTATTGGGAGTTGTCTTCTTTTTTGGTGCAATTTTACCGCAGTTATCACGGACATTCTTTCCGGACGCAAAAGCGCAAAGCCTACTTATCCCGACGAGTTTATGGGGTAGCCTATTGCTGTTAAACGCGGATACACTGGCGCGAACAGTTATGGCGCCAACCGAATTGCCAGCTAGTGCAGTATTGTTGGCGATTAGTGGTCCATTATTCATCGTGCTCCTAATGAAGCGAGGATCTTAA